One Candidatus Zixiibacteriota bacterium DNA window includes the following coding sequences:
- a CDS encoding Rrf2 family transcriptional regulator yields the protein MLLSQTAHYALRAIYYLLTQDLDKSHLTKDIAEITQIPAPYLARILSTMAKRGILQSRTGMGGGFSINKESLNTNLYDIVVLFDNLDSIRDCIFGFLNCCGNEDCMLHDKWVDIKNQLIEMLKSTTLEELVNHEGVLDWSKMRI from the coding sequence ATGCTGCTTTCACAAACTGCTCATTATGCATTAAGAGCGATTTATTATCTTTTAACTCAGGATTTGGATAAGTCTCATCTTACCAAGGATATTGCCGAAATAACACAAATTCCAGCTCCCTATTTAGCTCGCATTTTGTCAACAATGGCTAAACGTGGAATTTTACAATCGCGTACCGGAATGGGAGGAGGGTTTAGCATTAACAAAGAGAGTCTAAATACAAACCTATATGATATAGTTGTATTATTTGATAATCTGGATAGTATTCGGGATTGCATATTCGGCTTTCTAAACTGCTGTGGTAATGAAGACTGCATGCTGCATGATAAATGGGTTGATATAAAAAACCAGCTTATCGAAATGCTAAAAAGCACTACTTTAGAAGAATTAGTAAACCATGAAGGCGTTTTGGATTGGTCTAAAATGAGAATATAG
- a CDS encoding beta-galactosidase: protein MLGLVDNKFLIGRDSYSPISAEVHYFRVPKRYWSICFERIKKAGFRIISSFVPWNLHEERPGEFDFQGFDNQFKDLIVFLELAREFGFKIILRPGPWIQSEWPNGGLPKYIFNDESLIARDCAGGLLMAENSGGVKAGYQPSYLHPKYVNHVKRYIGGLVEAIQNYIFPKGPVFLIQLDNEINFGSNYGLFEADYNANVVNELFPAFLESKYESVKNLPACYGKEKSFNDINPPVELILKKNEHLIQYFDWLEFKGKMLEEYITILKDRWESLGVGCMFLVAMPISKDFVIPIPWEKIKGERTILGVAIDHTDDTHQIARKVRINKNLTGYSWSSQLAIGMPQVDNSSLQKVDYRYQRFQLISALAAGMKGLNYYMFVGRNLWTGSPLNEDGAVNSNYDYIRKLNIAFDIIDLSSTKSNSAIAIGLYKPYQWYNQITSEGEFGYINDLINQTFAHLSTDFSNLNYDYEIFNLETSKGLPNAEEFGSAKILFVPCADYMDEELQERLVEIINNGMIVVLVGLLPRYNLTFKPAKILSKKLGLQTKMSYNAANVNAGNYSFKSLMYGYMQNRGSAKTIANAGNKVVGVYKKLGKGKFYCFTYDMSASSEPGKLSFIKDLLIENNIPTLVSCSDPETQAVVQANDKGAIFYLINTGSGQSNSSTKKVVVALDLSQVGFRQAKMVLHDIFDPDNIINSTSHALKEGLIFEMGHLDARIYWIPRK from the coding sequence TTGTTAGGTCTTGTAGATAATAAATTTTTAATCGGGCGCGATTCGTATTCTCCTATATCTGCAGAAGTGCATTATTTTAGAGTTCCGAAGCGCTATTGGTCTATTTGCTTTGAAAGAATTAAAAAGGCTGGTTTTCGCATTATTTCCAGTTTTGTTCCTTGGAACCTTCACGAAGAACGCCCTGGGGAGTTTGATTTTCAAGGATTTGACAATCAATTTAAGGATTTAATTGTCTTCTTAGAGCTTGCTCGCGAGTTTGGTTTTAAAATTATTTTACGGCCAGGTCCTTGGATTCAATCGGAATGGCCAAACGGCGGCTTGCCAAAGTATATTTTTAATGATGAATCTTTAATTGCCCGTGATTGCGCTGGCGGGTTACTGATGGCTGAGAACAGCGGCGGAGTAAAAGCTGGCTATCAACCATCATATTTGCATCCCAAATATGTTAATCATGTTAAAAGATATATAGGCGGTTTGGTTGAGGCTATCCAAAATTATATTTTTCCCAAAGGTCCGGTTTTTCTAATCCAACTTGATAATGAGATTAATTTTGGCAGCAACTATGGCTTGTTTGAAGCGGATTATAATGCCAATGTTGTCAATGAATTATTTCCCGCTTTTTTAGAAAGCAAATATGAGAGCGTTAAAAATCTTCCGGCATGTTATGGCAAAGAGAAGTCTTTTAATGACATCAATCCGCCGGTTGAGTTAATTCTGAAAAAAAATGAACATCTGATACAATATTTCGACTGGCTTGAATTTAAGGGAAAAATGCTGGAAGAATATATTACTATTCTGAAAGACCGATGGGAATCCCTTGGTGTGGGCTGTATGTTCTTAGTTGCGATGCCGATATCGAAAGATTTTGTTATACCTATTCCCTGGGAGAAGATTAAAGGTGAAAGAACAATACTGGGAGTAGCTATCGATCATACGGATGATACTCATCAGATTGCTCGAAAAGTACGGATAAATAAAAATCTAACCGGCTATTCATGGTCATCACAGCTTGCTATAGGGATGCCGCAGGTCGATAATTCGAGCCTTCAAAAGGTTGACTATCGTTATCAACGTTTCCAACTTATTTCGGCATTAGCGGCAGGTATGAAAGGTTTGAACTATTATATGTTCGTAGGTCGAAACTTGTGGACAGGTTCTCCTTTAAATGAAGATGGCGCAGTTAATAGCAACTATGATTATATACGGAAACTAAACATAGCTTTTGATATAATAGACTTAAGCTCGACAAAATCCAATTCTGCTATTGCCATTGGCCTTTACAAACCATATCAGTGGTATAATCAGATTACATCTGAAGGGGAATTTGGATATATTAATGACTTGATTAACCAGACATTTGCTCATCTTTCTACCGATTTTAGTAATTTGAATTATGATTATGAAATATTTAATCTAGAGACATCAAAAGGATTACCGAACGCTGAAGAATTCGGCAGTGCTAAGATTTTATTTGTGCCCTGCGCTGATTATATGGATGAGGAACTTCAGGAAAGACTGGTTGAGATAATTAATAATGGAATGATTGTTGTATTGGTTGGCTTATTGCCAAGATACAATCTTACGTTTAAGCCAGCCAAGATTCTATCAAAAAAGCTTGGCTTGCAAACTAAGATGTCTTATAACGCGGCGAATGTGAATGCTGGAAATTATTCATTTAAATCATTAATGTATGGCTACATGCAAAACAGAGGGTCTGCTAAGACTATTGCTAATGCCGGAAACAAAGTTGTTGGCGTTTACAAAAAATTAGGTAAGGGCAAATTCTATTGCTTTACTTATGATATGTCTGCCAGCAGTGAACCGGGCAAACTCAGCTTTATAAAGGACTTGCTGATTGAAAATAATATTCCCACGTTAGTTAGTTGTTCCGATCCGGAAACTCAGGCAGTTGTACAGGCAAATGACAAGGGCGCTATATTCTACCTGATTAATACCGGTTCAGGTCAGTCGAATTCCTCTACCAAAAAAGTTGTGGTAGCGCTTGATTTATCGCAAGTAGGTTTCCGTCAGGCAAAGATGGTTTTACATGATATATTCGACCCCGATAATATTATAAATTCGACATCTCATGCTCTTAAAGAGGGGCTAATATTCGAGATGGGGCATCTTGACGCCCGTATTTATTGGATTCCGAGAAAATAG